GTCAGAAACGATTCGACCGGTTCCACGATCAGGCGGCGGGCGGCGTCATCGGTCAGGAAACTGATGCGCTTGTAGCGGGCCGGGCTGAAGGTGCGCGCCCAGTCCCAGTATTGGCCGCGCATTTCCTCCAGCGGCCGCGAGCCGGTGAACAGGAAGGCCAGGCGCCGCGGCTGCTCCATCAGGCTCTTGAGATAGGGGAAGATGTCGGCGCTCAGGCGGCCGCCATCCACCAGGCGCTCCAGGATTTCGTACTCGTCGAACATCAGCAAGAGGGTGCGTTGTCCCGCGGCCTGAGTCGCCTGCATCAGCAGGGCTTCGAACAGGCTGTAGGCGTTCTGTCCGCGGTCGGCCAGTGCGTCCAGACTCGCCTGCAAAGGCGCCTCCGGCAAGGCCAGGCTGATGGCGCGACCGATCTTGCCAAAAAACTCGTGCGTATCCACTTCCGCCATGACCTGCATGTCCACGTAGACCGGCGCAAAGGTCGTTCCCAGGCGCCCGCGCTGAATCTGGCGCAGCACGGAGGTCTTGCCGGTGCGCCGGCCGCCGTAGAGCACCAGGGTGACATTGTCCGCGCGCGTGGCCAGACCGCTGCGCACATAGTCGAAGACATCCTCGCGGCCAAAGAACAGCGCGCGGTCTTCCACCGGGGGGCCGACGATGTACGGGTTGCGGTGCAGTGGCGCCGGGGTGACCGCGGTTGACCTGTCGAGCAGCGGCCAGATGGGCTTCAGGGCAGCGGTGTGCGGCCGGTTGGACGCGCCCCGGGGTGCGTGTCCGCGGCGGTTTGCGTCCCTTTTTCGGCGTCTGGCTGCGGAGGTTCCACCAGGGTGTAGACGCTGCCGGCCCTGGAGGCAAAATCACCGGCGCGGGGCATGTATGGAGCGCCTGTTCTATTGAGGGGAATCGTCAAGGGGCCGAGCTTGATCGCGGTTACGGAGGACGGCAGGAGCAGATCCAGGATTCGGTTGTAACTGGTCAAGACCGTGATGAAAAGAACCAGGAGGATGCCGCCAATGGCGGTCCACGGCGAACTCGACTCTGTAGCAATGTCGGCCGACCAGGTCCAGGTGCGCAGATTGTCGAACGCAACGTGGTTGTCGGGCGGCACAGCGCCGGCAAAAGCAACCAGGCCCAGCTTGCCGCCGCTGAATGCGGCATCATCGGCCAGGCCCAGGAGGTGTCCGTTCGCATACAGCGATAGTTGCGCGCCGTTGGCAATCAGGCCGAGGGTGTTGGTCACCGCGCCGCGTTCGATGAATTCTGATGAACGCCAACTGACCAGGGTGGCATCTTGACCGGTCTGAAAGCGACTCAGGCCGTAGAAGCCGTCCTGGCGAATGACGAATTGGTAATGGTTGGTTTCGTTCTGATAGCGAAAGACCAGGCCGGCGACATGGTCCGCGCCGGCGAGCTGCGGGCTGATTTCGACCTCTGCGGCGAAATCAGCGAAGCTCCCGCTGTCAACGGCCATCCAACTATTGGCCGGTTCATGCACCACGACATGGTATTGCCCGTCGGCATAGTAGCGCTCGCGGTCATCCAAATGTTCGTTGCGCATGAAGCCGCTGGCGGGATCGTCGAAAGTCTCGGTCGCTTGCAGTCGTGCGTTCGCGGGCAGGGCATCGTTGAATGATGCGGTTTCCGGCCAGGTGAAGATGGATGCGTCGC
The window above is part of the Candidatus Amarolinea dominans genome. Proteins encoded here:
- a CDS encoding ATP-binding protein, with amino-acid sequence MEDRALFFGREDVFDYVRSGLATRADNVTLVLYGGRRTGKTSVLRQIQRGRLGTTFAPVYVDMQVMAEVDTHEFFGKIGRAISLALPEAPLQASLDALADRGQNAYSLFEALLMQATQAAGQRTLLLMFDEYEILERLVDGGRLSADIFPYLKSLMEQPRRLAFLFTGSRPLEEMRGQYWDWARTFSPARYKRISFLTDDAARRLIVEPVESFLTYDEAALAAVLRLGAGHPYFTQGLCSTIVDAALQESQPTVSLAALQEAVTDLVENPLPHMIYLWNEANRAERLVLAGLAAFLTDGDAWLSAAALTAQLEPHHSGLTPDQERTALAALVRQELLERQDDRFRYRIDFLRHWIAEDHSLWQTLAEH